From one Paeniglutamicibacter psychrophenolicus genomic stretch:
- a CDS encoding alpha/beta fold hydrolase, translating into MESTHEHLVEGTANALGLTVYEPGSPTALRPVVLLHGFASSSELNWVKSGWVRSLTEAGRKVLAVDLPGHGTSPAPEDLDAYTPSRMRADLLQLLMDHGAKTLSASDPLSGIDVVGYSLGARLAWEFGGTQPQLVNRLVLGGPASIDPLAAFDLNAAQQFLADGTSIADESTADLLRMAQTVESNDMFSLMSMIQAIKTEPFSPEQMVPTMPTLLVAGDGDALATTMPRLTELLATRETEKSVLWLAGRDHANAVTSREFRNAAVAFLGGK; encoded by the coding sequence ATGGAATCCACACACGAGCACCTTGTCGAAGGCACCGCCAACGCACTGGGCCTGACCGTCTACGAACCAGGCTCCCCCACCGCGTTGCGCCCGGTGGTCCTGCTGCACGGCTTTGCCTCCTCCAGCGAGCTGAACTGGGTGAAGTCCGGGTGGGTCCGCTCGTTGACCGAGGCCGGCCGCAAGGTGCTGGCGGTGGATCTTCCCGGGCACGGCACCTCCCCGGCGCCCGAGGACCTTGATGCCTACACGCCCAGCCGCATGCGCGCTGACTTGCTGCAGTTGTTGATGGACCACGGCGCGAAAACCCTGTCGGCAAGCGACCCGCTCAGCGGCATCGACGTTGTCGGCTACTCCCTGGGTGCGCGCCTGGCCTGGGAGTTCGGCGGCACCCAGCCGCAGTTGGTCAACCGCCTGGTGCTCGGCGGGCCGGCGAGCATCGATCCGTTGGCCGCCTTCGACCTGAACGCCGCCCAGCAATTCCTGGCCGACGGCACCTCGATCGCCGACGAGTCGACGGCGGATTTGCTGCGCATGGCGCAAACCGTGGAATCCAACGACATGTTCTCGCTCATGAGCATGATCCAGGCCATCAAGACCGAGCCCTTCTCCCCCGAGCAGATGGTCCCCACCATGCCCACGCTGCTGGTGGCCGGGGACGGGGACGCGCTGGCCACGACCATGCCGCGGCTGACCGAGCTGCTGGCAACCCGCGAGACCGAGAAGTCCGTGCTCTGGCTGGCCGGACGCGACCATGCCAACGCGGTGACCAGCCGGGAGTTCAGGAACGCTGCGGTCGCCTTCCTGGGCGGGAAGTAG
- a CDS encoding TIGR03086 family metal-binding protein — protein sequence MSIEKSVFLPIDPEAAFELVTRPERLRRWQTVAARMDLRAGGEYRWTITPGHSAAGTIKEVEPGKRLVFDWGWEGSESATSTVTITLEPVDGGTRLTLLHEGLAPEEVAGHTEGWNHFLDRLVRLATEGDAGADDWAAIPDPINELASAEATLAVVQRVLHKLTPADNGLPTPCENFSVTQLVDHLIGSVHGIGKALGLELLDDPSAPAEARVADAAQATLESFTRRGLEGTIDMGFAQLPATIVANILNLEFLVHAWDLATATGQSLQVHPGLSDYVLGLARNTISPQMRGNSFADETLVDESAASLERLVAFTGRNVTAR from the coding sequence ATGTCCATTGAAAAATCAGTGTTCCTCCCGATCGATCCCGAGGCCGCCTTCGAGCTGGTGACCCGCCCCGAGCGGCTCCGTCGCTGGCAGACCGTCGCGGCGCGCATGGATCTGCGCGCCGGCGGCGAATACCGCTGGACCATCACCCCGGGCCATTCAGCGGCCGGAACCATCAAGGAGGTCGAGCCCGGCAAGCGCCTGGTCTTCGACTGGGGCTGGGAAGGCAGCGAATCCGCGACCTCGACCGTCACCATCACCCTGGAACCGGTCGACGGCGGCACCCGCCTGACCCTGCTGCACGAGGGCCTTGCCCCCGAGGAGGTCGCCGGGCACACCGAGGGCTGGAACCACTTCCTGGACCGCCTGGTGCGCCTTGCCACCGAGGGCGATGCCGGGGCCGATGACTGGGCCGCGATCCCGGATCCGATCAACGAGCTGGCCAGCGCCGAGGCAACCCTGGCCGTCGTCCAGCGGGTGCTGCACAAGCTCACGCCCGCCGACAACGGGCTGCCGACCCCGTGCGAAAACTTCAGCGTCACCCAGCTGGTGGACCACCTGATCGGTTCGGTGCACGGCATCGGCAAGGCCCTGGGCCTGGAACTGCTCGATGACCCCTCCGCCCCGGCCGAGGCCCGCGTGGCCGACGCCGCCCAGGCGACGCTCGAGTCCTTCACCAGGCGCGGGCTGGAGGGCACCATCGACATGGGCTTCGCCCAGCTTCCTGCCACCATCGTCGCGAACATCCTGAACCTCGAATTCCTGGTCCACGCCTGGGACCTGGCCACGGCCACCGGCCAGTCGCTTCAGGTCCACCCGGGCCTGTCCGACTACGTGCTGGGGCTCGCCCGGAACACCATCAGCCCGCAGATGCGCGGCAACAGCTTTGCCGACGAGACCCTGGTCGATGAATCCGCCGCCAGCCTCGAACGCCTGGTGGCCTTCACCGGCCGGAACGTCACGGCCCGCTGA
- a CDS encoding GntR family transcriptional regulator, producing MAPSKSESAYRLLHEKITEGTFTPGYRLVLGTIAAELGCSVVPVREAIRRLEAEGLVTFERNVGAMVAAADTTLYLHTMQTLAIIEGAATALSAPFIDAGQLAAARAINQAMADLLVDFDAVRFTELNNEFHQVLYRNCPNPHILELVHRGWNRLAVMRTSSFTHIPGRARESVAEHARLLDLIETRAPAAQIEQAARAHRTTTLNAYLAAANLPASPL from the coding sequence ATGGCACCGAGCAAGTCAGAGTCGGCCTACCGGCTGCTGCACGAGAAGATCACCGAGGGAACCTTCACCCCCGGCTACCGGCTGGTGCTGGGCACCATCGCCGCCGAGCTTGGCTGCTCGGTGGTCCCGGTCCGCGAGGCCATCCGCCGGCTGGAGGCCGAGGGCCTGGTGACCTTCGAACGAAACGTCGGGGCCATGGTGGCCGCCGCGGACACCACGCTCTACCTGCACACCATGCAGACCCTGGCGATCATCGAGGGCGCGGCCACCGCGCTGAGCGCCCCGTTCATCGACGCCGGCCAGCTGGCCGCGGCCCGGGCCATCAACCAGGCCATGGCCGACCTGTTGGTCGACTTCGACGCGGTGCGCTTCACCGAACTGAACAACGAGTTCCACCAGGTGCTCTACCGCAATTGCCCCAACCCGCACATCCTAGAGCTGGTGCACCGCGGTTGGAACCGCCTGGCCGTGATGCGCACCTCCTCCTTCACCCACATCCCCGGCCGCGCCCGGGAATCGGTGGCCGAGCACGCCCGGCTGCTGGATTTGATCGAGACCCGGGCCCCGGCCGCGCAAATCGAACAGGCGGCCCGTGCCCACCGCACCACCACCCTGAACGCCTACCTGGCGGCGGCCAACCTCCCGGCCTCCCCGCTCTAG
- the nadC gene encoding carboxylating nicotinate-nucleotide diphosphorylase codes for MAAPARPATLLPVPARAIEKIVLAALEEDNPRGDLTGNVLIPAGTTATAAVIAREPGICAGLETFIAAMKLTDPALELTPALADGEPFATGDTLVTVSGPARGLLAGERVGLNLLQRMSGIATATAAFVKEAEGTGARIVDTRKTTPGLRVLERYAVRCGGGHNHRDNLSEAVMAKDNHLALLGSGSELTAALRQARGNLGHTVHFEVEIDSLDQLDAVLAAGVDTIMLDNFSLADLATGVRRIAGAALVEASGNVRLETVAAIAATGVDVISSGALTHSVRALDLGLDIAIDHGRGANTP; via the coding sequence ATCGCCGCCCCGGCCCGCCCCGCCACGCTGCTCCCGGTCCCCGCCCGCGCCATCGAGAAGATCGTGCTCGCCGCCCTGGAAGAGGACAACCCGCGCGGGGACCTGACCGGAAACGTGCTGATCCCCGCCGGCACCACGGCCACCGCCGCGGTCATCGCCCGCGAACCGGGCATCTGCGCCGGGCTGGAAACCTTCATCGCCGCCATGAAGCTGACCGACCCGGCCCTGGAGCTCACCCCGGCGCTCGCCGACGGGGAGCCCTTCGCCACCGGCGACACCCTGGTCACGGTCTCCGGCCCGGCCCGCGGGCTGCTGGCCGGGGAGCGCGTGGGGCTGAACCTGCTCCAGCGAATGAGCGGCATCGCGACCGCCACCGCCGCCTTCGTCAAGGAGGCCGAAGGCACCGGTGCGCGCATCGTTGACACCCGCAAGACCACCCCGGGGCTGCGCGTGCTCGAACGCTACGCGGTGCGCTGCGGCGGCGGGCACAACCACCGGGACAACCTCTCCGAGGCCGTCATGGCCAAGGACAACCACCTGGCCCTGCTGGGCAGCGGCTCCGAGCTCACCGCCGCGCTGCGCCAGGCCCGGGGGAACCTCGGGCACACCGTGCACTTCGAGGTGGAAATCGACTCGCTGGACCAGCTCGACGCGGTGCTTGCCGCCGGGGTGGACACCATCATGCTGGACAACTTCTCCCTGGCCGACCTGGCCACCGGGGTGCGCCGGATCGCCGGCGCCGCGCTCGTGGAGGCCTCGGGCAACGTCAGGCTGGAGACCGTGGCAGCCATCGCCGCCACCGGGGTCGACGTCATTTCCTCCGGCGCCCTGACCCACTCGGTGCGCGCCCTTGACCTCGGCCTGGACATCGCCATCGATCACGGCCGCGGGGCGAACACCCCGTGA
- a CDS encoding ArsR/SmtB family transcription factor translates to MPDVLETAAEPTRRALLNILADGERTVTELAGRFPVTRSAISQHLLLLAEVGLVTARKDGRNRFYRLDPSGMATLRRSLESFWTSELELLVDEATGHHS, encoded by the coding sequence GTGCCCGACGTCCTGGAAACCGCTGCCGAACCAACCCGTCGCGCCCTGCTGAACATCCTGGCCGACGGGGAACGCACCGTCACGGAACTGGCCGGGCGCTTCCCCGTGACCCGCTCAGCCATCTCCCAACACCTGCTGCTGCTGGCAGAGGTTGGCCTGGTCACCGCCCGCAAGGACGGCCGCAACCGGTTCTACCGCCTCGACCCGTCCGGGATGGCCACGCTGCGCCGATCGCTGGAGTCCTTCTGGACCTCGGAGCTCGAGCTGCTGGTCGACGAGGCCACGGGACATCATTCATGA
- the nadB gene encoding L-aspartate oxidase produces MNGTDLVVVGSGVAGLYAALTAAVRGLDVTLLTKDKLADSNSWYAQGGLSAVGPAGAAAGDSIASHVADTLTAGAHLNDADAVAIMCSTAWGHVTRLIEAGAQFDTDASGAFALGLEAAHAHPRILHAGGDATGKGLAGALINACRTQQAAGRLQIREHAFVTELLTEANPLARAQRDPAAMVTGVRVLGPDGGSEELRARAVLLATGGTGQLFAATTNPLGATGDGAALAYRAGAALADAEFIQFHPTLVSPGGFMVSEAVRGEGAVLIDGHGERFMVKVHPDAELAPRDVVARAIHAVRAQGGTVHLDARGVEATHGPGFLARRFPSITAELAKLGYDLTAEPVPVTPAAHYWMGGVLTNDTGATTLPGLYAAGEAACTGVHGANRLASNSLLEGLVFAWRTVVNLPANPLDAAAAGPATSSRDTNLIMTHPAGDAGDADDDASRARGTALQEMELPALQALAQAHLGVERTADGLRTALAQLARWHVTTQDRASRERANLLELAKLIATAALNRENSLGAHYRSDAPEAPQRLNGHLPRYAQVPATTNLNLRISSLV; encoded by the coding sequence GTGAACGGCACCGATCTGGTGGTCGTCGGCTCCGGGGTCGCCGGGCTCTACGCCGCGCTGACCGCCGCGGTCCGCGGGCTCGATGTCACCCTGCTGACCAAGGACAAGCTGGCGGACTCCAACTCCTGGTACGCCCAGGGCGGCCTGAGCGCCGTGGGCCCTGCCGGCGCCGCGGCGGGGGACTCCATCGCCAGCCATGTCGCAGACACGCTCACGGCCGGGGCGCACCTGAACGACGCGGACGCCGTGGCGATCATGTGCTCCACCGCGTGGGGCCACGTCACCCGGCTCATCGAGGCCGGTGCGCAGTTCGACACCGATGCCTCCGGCGCCTTCGCCCTGGGCCTGGAGGCAGCGCACGCCCACCCGCGGATCCTGCACGCCGGCGGGGACGCCACCGGCAAGGGGCTGGCCGGCGCGCTGATCAATGCCTGCCGCACCCAGCAGGCCGCCGGCCGGCTGCAGATCCGCGAACACGCCTTCGTCACCGAACTGCTCACCGAGGCCAACCCGTTGGCCCGTGCCCAGCGGGACCCGGCCGCCATGGTCACCGGGGTTCGGGTGCTTGGGCCCGACGGGGGCAGCGAGGAGCTTCGCGCGCGCGCGGTGCTGCTGGCCACCGGCGGGACCGGGCAGCTCTTCGCCGCGACCACGAACCCGTTGGGTGCCACCGGAGACGGGGCCGCCCTGGCCTACCGGGCCGGCGCGGCGCTGGCGGATGCCGAATTCATCCAGTTCCACCCGACCCTGGTCTCCCCGGGCGGCTTCATGGTCTCCGAGGCCGTGCGCGGGGAGGGCGCGGTGCTCATCGACGGCCACGGCGAACGCTTCATGGTGAAGGTGCACCCGGATGCCGAACTGGCGCCCCGCGACGTGGTGGCCCGCGCCATCCACGCCGTGCGCGCGCAAGGCGGCACCGTGCACCTGGACGCCCGCGGCGTGGAGGCCACGCACGGGCCCGGGTTCCTGGCCCGGCGCTTCCCCTCCATCACCGCCGAACTGGCCAAGCTCGGCTACGACCTGACCGCCGAACCGGTCCCCGTCACCCCGGCCGCCCACTACTGGATGGGCGGGGTCCTCACCAACGACACCGGCGCCACCACGCTGCCCGGGCTCTACGCCGCCGGGGAGGCGGCCTGCACCGGGGTGCACGGCGCCAACCGGCTGGCTTCCAACTCGCTGCTCGAGGGGCTGGTCTTCGCCTGGCGCACCGTGGTGAACCTGCCGGCGAACCCGCTGGACGCCGCGGCTGCCGGCCCGGCCACCAGCAGCAGGGACACCAACCTGATCATGACCCACCCTGCCGGCGATGCCGGGGATGCCGACGACGACGCATCGCGCGCGCGAGGCACGGCGCTCCAAGAGATGGAGCTGCCCGCGCTGCAGGCCCTGGCCCAGGCGCACCTGGGCGTCGAACGCACCGCCGACGGGCTGCGCACCGCCCTGGCCCAGCTCGCGCGCTGGCACGTCACAACCCAAGACCGCGCCTCCCGCGAGCGGGCCAACCTGCTTGAGCTGGCCAAACTCATCGCCACCGCCGCGCTGAACCGGGAAAACTCCCTCGGCGCGCACTACCGTTCCGACGCCCCCGAGGCACCGCAGCGCCTGAACGGGCACCTGCCCCGCTACGCCCAGGTGCCGGCCACCACGAACCTGAACCTAAGGATCTCCTCCCTTGTCTGA
- a CDS encoding NUDIX hydrolase, which translates to MPFSNVAERREQPPALAVSTVIFSLRDDERTGRKGLWLPLVRRTREPFRGQWALPGGPLGPRDSLLDAAANNLRDTTGLVPRYLEQLYAFGDLDRSPTRRMVSIVYWALVREDDPHDTATSVLVDDPNVAWFRADDPEVLGNLAFDHRQIIEYALWRLRNKVEYGSIAHRLLGERFTLAQVREVYEAVLDRALDPANFRRTLRSTPDIEETDEFLSGGKHRPPRLYRYTGSTTHPLESENIS; encoded by the coding sequence TTGCCGTTTTCGAATGTGGCAGAACGCCGCGAACAGCCACCGGCACTGGCCGTGTCCACGGTGATCTTCTCGCTGCGCGACGATGAACGCACCGGGCGCAAGGGCCTGTGGCTGCCACTGGTGCGCCGCACCCGCGAACCCTTCCGCGGCCAATGGGCCCTGCCCGGCGGCCCGCTGGGCCCGCGCGACTCGCTGCTGGACGCCGCGGCAAACAACCTGCGCGACACCACCGGGTTGGTCCCGCGCTACCTCGAACAGCTCTACGCCTTCGGGGACCTGGACCGCTCGCCCACCCGCCGCATGGTCTCCATCGTCTACTGGGCGCTGGTCCGCGAGGACGACCCCCACGACACCGCCACCTCGGTGCTCGTGGACGACCCCAACGTCGCCTGGTTCCGTGCCGACGACCCCGAGGTGCTGGGAAACCTGGCCTTCGACCACCGGCAAATCATCGAGTACGCACTGTGGCGACTGCGCAACAAGGTCGAATACGGCTCCATCGCCCACCGACTGCTCGGCGAGCGCTTCACCCTCGCCCAGGTCCGCGAGGTCTACGAGGCGGTGCTGGATCGGGCGCTGGACCCGGCGAACTTCCGCCGGACCCTGCGCAGCACCCCCGACATCGAGGAAACCGACGAGTTCCTCTCCGGCGGCAAGCACCGCCCCCCGCGCCTCTACCGCTACACCGGCTCAACCACCCACCCCCTTGAGAGCGAGAACATCTCATGA
- a CDS encoding fumarylacetoacetate hydrolase family protein codes for MSSDATATEPVQVDQSIFDKAGKVLAVHLSYSSRAAQRGRTPAFPSYFMKASSSLAASGSTVERPAGTELLAFEGEIALVIGDDARRVSVENAWSHVGYVTASNDLGVYDMKYADKGSNIRSKSGDGYTPMGPVLLPAAAVNPEALRIRTWVNGQLAQDATTEELIFSFAQIVADLSQQMTLKAGDVILTGTPAGSSVIVPGDTVEVQVDDEAAGLGTGRLSTTVVEGTADFAAFGNQPKITDADRIDAFGTAAGAGIELPITGKQALTDEVKEKLLSVATATISGALRKRGLNNVSVDGLQATKGMTKVIGTARTLRYVPGREDLFKSHGGGYNAQKRVIDDIGPGEILVMEARGEKGSGTLGDILAMRTQVRGAEAIITDGGVRDLDAVSALDIPTFHNGAHPAVLGRKHVPWDTDVAVGCGGTTIVPGDIVIADADGILVIPPHLAAEIAEEVVESERQDTFVFLNVSKGSKIEGLFPMNTGWKAKYNQWVADGEPEI; via the coding sequence GTGAGCAGCGACGCCACAGCCACCGAACCGGTCCAGGTCGACCAGTCCATCTTCGACAAGGCCGGCAAGGTTCTTGCAGTGCACCTCTCCTACTCCTCCCGCGCCGCCCAACGCGGCCGCACCCCGGCATTCCCCTCCTACTTCATGAAGGCCTCCTCCTCGCTGGCAGCCTCCGGTTCCACCGTCGAGCGCCCGGCCGGCACCGAACTGCTCGCCTTCGAGGGCGAGATCGCCCTGGTCATCGGCGACGACGCCCGCCGCGTCAGTGTCGAGAACGCCTGGAGCCACGTCGGGTACGTGACCGCCTCCAACGACCTGGGCGTGTACGACATGAAGTACGCCGACAAGGGTTCGAACATCCGCTCCAAGTCGGGAGATGGCTACACCCCGATGGGCCCGGTGCTGCTTCCCGCGGCGGCCGTGAACCCGGAAGCCCTGCGCATCCGCACCTGGGTCAACGGCCAGCTCGCCCAGGACGCCACCACCGAAGAACTCATCTTCTCCTTCGCGCAGATCGTCGCGGACCTCTCGCAGCAGATGACGCTGAAGGCCGGCGACGTGATCCTCACCGGCACCCCGGCAGGTTCCTCGGTGATCGTCCCGGGCGATACGGTCGAGGTGCAGGTCGACGATGAGGCCGCCGGCCTGGGCACCGGGCGCCTGTCCACCACCGTCGTGGAGGGCACGGCGGACTTCGCCGCCTTCGGCAACCAGCCCAAGATCACCGACGCGGATCGGATCGACGCCTTCGGCACCGCCGCCGGCGCGGGCATCGAGCTGCCGATCACCGGCAAGCAGGCACTGACCGACGAGGTCAAGGAAAAGCTGCTCTCCGTGGCCACCGCAACCATCTCCGGCGCGTTGCGCAAGCGCGGACTGAACAACGTCTCGGTCGACGGGCTGCAGGCCACCAAGGGCATGACCAAGGTCATCGGCACCGCCCGCACGCTGCGCTACGTGCCGGGCCGCGAGGACCTGTTCAAGTCCCACGGCGGCGGCTACAACGCGCAGAAGCGCGTCATCGACGACATCGGCCCGGGCGAGATCCTGGTCATGGAGGCCCGCGGCGAGAAGGGCTCCGGCACCCTCGGCGACATCCTGGCGATGCGCACCCAGGTCCGCGGCGCCGAGGCCATCATCACCGACGGCGGGGTCCGCGACCTGGACGCCGTATCGGCCCTAGACATCCCGACCTTCCACAACGGCGCGCACCCGGCGGTGCTGGGGCGCAAGCACGTGCCGTGGGACACCGACGTGGCCGTGGGCTGCGGGGGGACCACCATCGTGCCCGGGGACATCGTCATCGCCGACGCCGACGGCATCCTGGTCATCCCGCCGCACCTGGCCGCCGAGATCGCCGAGGAGGTCGTCGAATCCGAGCGCCAGGACACCTTCGTCTTCCTGAACGTGTCCAAGGGCAGCAAGATCGAGGGCCTGTTCCCGATGAACACCGGCTGGAAGGCCAAGTACAACCAGTGGGTCGCCGACGGCGAACCGGAAATCTAG
- a CDS encoding SRPBCC family protein has protein sequence MVDVACSIVIQRPRAVVAGYAADPSNAPSWYSNIDSAVHRGGPPLGAGTLVDFGARFMGRELKYTYEFVDWVPGRRLVMRTAQGPFPMQTTYTWEDEGAATRMVLANTGEPAGFSKVAGFLMDPMMRRAMGKDLGKLKALLESGTADR, from the coding sequence ATGGTCGATGTCGCGTGCTCGATCGTGATCCAGCGTCCGCGTGCGGTCGTGGCCGGCTATGCTGCCGATCCTTCCAACGCCCCGTCGTGGTACTCGAACATCGACTCGGCCGTCCACCGGGGCGGCCCGCCGCTGGGGGCCGGCACGTTGGTGGACTTCGGCGCCCGCTTCATGGGGCGGGAACTGAAATACACCTACGAGTTCGTCGATTGGGTGCCCGGGCGCAGGCTGGTCATGCGCACCGCCCAGGGCCCCTTCCCCATGCAGACCACCTACACGTGGGAAGACGAGGGCGCGGCAACGCGCATGGTCCTGGCCAACACCGGTGAACCCGCGGGCTTTTCGAAGGTCGCCGGATTCCTGATGGACCCCATGATGCGCCGCGCCATGGGCAAGGACCTGGGCAAGCTCAAGGCCCTGCTCGAATCCGGGACAGCCGACCGCTGA
- the nadA gene encoding quinolinate synthase NadA, producing MSSIQATLQTLKLVSPEASCNTDLTKGPWLFDTGEADYGPGSSQDDVAPADTPRQGEIPAEYREASDAELTARILAAKETLGDSLVVLGHHYQRDEVVAFADFVGDSFQLANAALTREQARYIVFCGVHFMAETADILSTQEQAVILPNLAAGCSMADMADESSVEECWEQLMDLYAHEDSSDGLAAVIPVTYMNSSAALKAFVGKHGGIVCTSSNAATVLEWAFERGRRVLFFPDQHLGRNTAKAMGIPLERMPMWNPRKPLGGSDEATLHDAKVILWHGFCSVHKRFTVAQIERARVEHPGVQILAHPECPMPVVDAADAAGSTDYIQKAVAAAPAGSVFGIATEINMVNRLAAEHPEHTVFCLDPVICPCSTMYRIHPGYLAWVLESLVDGVVLNRIEVPAEVAADAKVALERMLAARP from the coding sequence ATGAGCAGCATCCAAGCCACCCTGCAGACCCTGAAGCTGGTTTCCCCCGAAGCCAGCTGCAACACCGATTTGACCAAGGGACCGTGGCTCTTTGACACCGGGGAGGCCGACTACGGGCCGGGCTCCTCTCAGGACGACGTTGCCCCGGCCGACACCCCGCGGCAGGGCGAGATCCCGGCCGAGTACCGCGAGGCCTCGGATGCGGAGCTGACCGCGCGGATCCTGGCGGCCAAGGAAACCCTGGGGGATTCGCTGGTGGTCCTGGGCCACCACTACCAGCGCGACGAGGTCGTGGCCTTCGCCGACTTCGTGGGGGACTCCTTCCAGCTGGCCAACGCGGCGCTGACCCGCGAGCAGGCCAGGTACATCGTCTTTTGCGGCGTGCACTTCATGGCCGAGACCGCCGACATCCTCTCCACCCAGGAGCAGGCGGTGATCCTGCCGAACCTGGCCGCGGGCTGCTCGATGGCCGACATGGCCGACGAGTCCTCCGTGGAGGAATGCTGGGAGCAGCTCATGGACCTCTACGCGCACGAGGACTCCTCCGACGGTTTGGCCGCGGTCATCCCGGTGACCTACATGAACTCCTCCGCCGCGCTGAAGGCCTTCGTCGGCAAGCACGGCGGGATCGTGTGCACCTCCTCCAACGCCGCCACGGTGCTTGAGTGGGCGTTCGAGCGCGGCCGCCGGGTGCTCTTCTTCCCCGACCAGCACCTGGGCCGCAACACCGCCAAGGCCATGGGCATACCGCTGGAGCGGATGCCGATGTGGAACCCGCGCAAGCCCCTGGGCGGGAGTGACGAGGCCACCTTGCACGATGCCAAGGTCATCCTGTGGCACGGCTTCTGCTCGGTGCACAAGCGCTTCACCGTCGCCCAGATCGAGCGGGCCCGCGTGGAGCACCCCGGCGTGCAGATCCTGGCGCACCCCGAGTGCCCGATGCCGGTGGTCGACGCCGCAGACGCGGCGGGGTCCACCGACTACATCCAAAAGGCCGTCGCCGCCGCCCCGGCAGGATCGGTCTTCGGCATCGCCACCGAGATCAACATGGTCAACCGGCTGGCCGCCGAACACCCCGAGCACACAGTGTTCTGCCTGGACCCGGTGATCTGCCCGTGCTCCACCATGTACCGCATCCACCCCGGCTACCTCGCCTGGGTGCTCGAGTCCCTGGTGGACGGAGTCGTGCTGAACCGGATCGAGGTGCCCGCCGAGGTGGCGGCCGACGCCAAGGTCGCCCTGGAACGGATGCTGGCGGCACGGCCGTGA
- a CDS encoding antibiotic biosynthesis monooxygenase family protein, protein MITEHALLPVIAGMEDEFMAAFERARPFISATEGFLGLQLSRSIETPNHFLLLVSWTSLEAHTVGFRGSGNYRQWKALLHRFYDPFPVVEHFQAVEPATTAPRIAT, encoded by the coding sequence ATGATCACCGAACACGCATTGCTGCCGGTCATCGCCGGCATGGAGGACGAGTTCATGGCCGCCTTCGAGCGGGCCCGCCCGTTTATTTCCGCCACCGAGGGCTTCCTCGGGCTGCAGCTGTCCCGCAGCATCGAGACGCCCAACCACTTCCTGCTGCTGGTCTCCTGGACATCGCTCGAGGCGCACACCGTCGGCTTCCGCGGTTCGGGGAACTACCGCCAGTGGAAGGCACTGCTGCATCGCTTCTACGATCCGTTCCCGGTGGTCGAACACTTTCAGGCCGTTGAACCGGCAACCACCGCCCCGCGCATCGCCACATGA